CGTATATTCCTAAGTGTTTATAGAATATATCTGTCGTACCAAGAATTAGTTTAGTGTTTAGATTCTTCCATTTATCCCTTGAAAAGGGAATAGGGGAGCGGGAAAAGTATAATGCAAAATTATCTTTATCCACAACCACTTTAACTACATCAGGACTCATTAATTCATTAATGTCAGATATTTTTGTCATTAAACTCGCCATAACGACATGTGAATCACAGGATATTATTTTTGCAAGTTTTTCAATAGCTTGTGGATCTATTAAAGGTTCATCTCCCTGCACATTGATGATAATGTCTTCTTCTCTGATATCGGGCATTTTCTTGATTATCCATGCAATTCTGTCAGTACCTGATTTACAGCTTTTTGGAGACATCTCAGCATTAGCTCCAAATTTTTGTGCTGCTCTTAGTATCCGTCTATCGTCTGTAGCTATGATTACTTGCTGAATAAGTTTGACATTGAATACTCTTTCATAGACATGCTGTATCATGGGCTTTCCGCAAATATCCTTGAGTACTTTTCCCGGAAGTCTGGTAGAGGCATATCTTGCAGGAATAACAGCAATTATTTTAGGCTTATGACTCTTCATAACAGTATATGCTATCATTATGCGCTGGTTTTGGCAAGGAGGAAAATCGTTGATTTTTGAAACGAACAGGAAAGATTATTTTTTTCTTGATAGCATAGGAAATTATATCAATCTATCTAATTTCAAATTATGCTATGATTGGTAGTAGCTATGTTGAATGACAGTCCTATCTACTACAAAAACAGGCTCATCCAGATATTTCGAGATCATTGGGAAGGGTTCAAAGAGTTTCATCCTGAGCATGTAGATGAAGATATTGAGGTTAATGTTCAAAAGATGCTGGGTTGTGGACTGTTCAAGAACGGCTATGCTGAATACCGTTGTAGCTGCGGTTATATCAAGAGAGTTCCTTTTAGTTGCAAATCAAGGTTTTGTCTGCGATGTTCCAAGGTATATACTGATAACTGGGTAGTCAGGATGAAGCAGACTATATTTGCCAAGATTGAGCATCGTCATATTATCCTTACCGTTCCAGGAAGTCTGTGGAAGTATTTCCACGATGGTCAAATACTTAAGCTTTTAGCTGACTCTGGAGCAAAACTGGTTCAAGAGGTTTGCTGTATATGCTCAAGAGGCAAGAAAATAGAGTTGGGCACTATCTTAATTACTCAGACTGCAGGGCGGAGGTCTACATGGAATCCACACCTGCATCTTCTGGTTACAGAGGGAGGTCTGGATAAAGATAATCACTGGAAAAAGTTTTATTACTTTGACTACAAAATATTACGCAAGAAGTGGATGTATATTCTCTTAAGTGCGTTAAAGAAGGCTTTAAGCAAGGATCTAGAGGCAATGAGGTTGATTGAAGAAGTATTTGAGCAGAGAAGCGAAACAGGGCTTATTGCCCGAGCTAAGAAAGAAAAAGTAAGAAAAACGGACATCATCGGATACTTGATCAAATACGTTGCATCGCCTCCCATAGCGTTATACAGAATAGCTGGTTATGATGGTGAATACGTGAGGTATTGGTATAGAGAGCATCCTACAGACAGGCAGGTTTTTGCCAAGGTTAATGCATATGAATTTATTGCAATGCTAATACAGCATATTCCTCCTAAGGGTTTAAAGCTTATCCGTCACTATGGTCTATATGCTCGTTGTAAGGTTAAAAAGGTAAGAGAAATAGTTGATAAAATATTTAGATTTACAAAAGCTATTTCCAATGAATTCATTTCTTTTTTAGGTACATCGTCTTTATCTGGAGACTATAGAAGCAGACTTCGGAAGAGTTTTGGCATAGACCCATTTAGATGTCCTAAGTGTGGAGGGGAGCTTATTCTTTATGAGGTGTGGCATCCTAAATACGGAAGAGTTTATGATATCTTTAGAGATGGGAAATGGGTAGAGGAGGAGAGAAAGGATGTGGTGGAAGAAGAGCCTAAAGAACAAAGGCCAATCAGACAGAACAATCAATTATTCTTGTTCCAAATGCAAGCATCAAATTAAAGTTCCAAGAGAATACATTGACCAGTTTAAACCTGGTGGTAAAGAATATCATGATGATGGTCAAAGCTATTTGCATTGTCCCAATTGCGGCGAGATGATAGAGATAAAGTGATTATTCTTGTGGAAAACCGTAACGGTTCCCCGCTTGTGAAAGCTTCCTGAGCAAAGCGAAGGATTTTTCTTGACAA
This genomic stretch from bacterium harbors:
- the kdsB gene encoding 3-deoxy-manno-octulosonate cytidylyltransferase, which codes for MKSHKPKIIAVIPARYASTRLPGKVLKDICGKPMIQHVYERVFNVKLIQQVIIATDDRRILRAAQKFGANAEMSPKSCKSGTDRIAWIIKKMPDIREEDIIINVQGDEPLIDPQAIEKLAKIISCDSHVVMASLMTKISDINELMSPDVVKVVVDKDNFALYFSRSPIPFSRDKWKNLNTKLILGTTDIFYKHLGIYAYRKHFLLKYAKMPQTYLEKIEKLEQLRVLEHGYRIKMAETEFDSMSIDIPADLRKIREILS
- a CDS encoding transposase, with translation MLNDSPIYYKNRLIQIFRDHWEGFKEFHPEHVDEDIEVNVQKMLGCGLFKNGYAEYRCSCGYIKRVPFSCKSRFCLRCSKVYTDNWVVRMKQTIFAKIEHRHIILTVPGSLWKYFHDGQILKLLADSGAKLVQEVCCICSRGKKIELGTILITQTAGRRSTWNPHLHLLVTEGGLDKDNHWKKFYYFDYKILRKKWMYILLSALKKALSKDLEAMRLIEEVFEQRSETGLIARAKKEKVRKTDIIGYLIKYVASPPIALYRIAGYDGEYVRYWYREHPTDRQVFAKVNAYEFIAMLIQHIPPKGLKLIRHYGLYARCKVKKVREIVDKIFRFTKAISNEFISFLGTSSLSGDYRSRLRKSFGIDPFRCPKCGGELILYEVWHPKYGRVYDIFRDGKWVEEERKDVVEEEPKEQRPIRQNNQLFLFQMQASN